The following nucleotide sequence is from Salvia miltiorrhiza cultivar Shanhuang (shh) chromosome 7, IMPLAD_Smil_shh, whole genome shotgun sequence.
CATAGCTTGATTTTCTTAATTTCAAATCACATTTTGTTTCTTGCTTTTCCACAAAATCAAATTATCTCCAAAAAAGACAATATTATGAAGTGGATCTTCGATATTCATTTGACCTTGCCCATCAGCATCTACGAAACATTCGATCTTATTATGACCATGGTCACTATAAATGATTCCAACCCAGGTGTTCCTTTTAGGCCTCTAAGTACACGAAATCAATCTTATTATGACCATGGTCACTTTACGTGATTCCATGCCAGGCGCTCCCTTTAGTAGCACAAAATCTGCTCTACCACCCTCGAGCTATCAATAGTTAGTAATGACATATTCTAACTCACTTCACTTAAAGGATAAGCAATATCGGGCAGTGACACCCAAAGATAATTCAACTTTCCAACCAATCTTCTGTATATCTCAAGATCATCTACTTATGTTTTTAGATTGTTCTCTTTACATCTGTGTTTCAGGACATTGAAACTGCTGATGCTATTGGTTCAAAATCATATAACACTCTCATGGGCGAGCTTGTTTCATTGGAAACTCAAGCTATGGAGTGTGAACAGAATAAGAATCTAGAAGAAGATAGTGTAGATTTTGTGGCTGCGACAACTGCAGTTCTTGGAGTTCCTTCTCCTAGTCTTTCAAGAAGTCAATCCTTCACTGATTCACCCCAAAGTGTGAAAAAGGGAGAcatggaagaagaagaagaagtcttGAGAGTCTTGAAGTTATCGGAGGCTGAAATTCTTAGTTCAGCAGCAGCTGGTGTAGTTTTAAACACTGATAGTGCACATAGGGAGAACTCTGAAGTGTTGATATGTTCAGAACCAGTGGAAAATCATGTTTCTAGTGAAGCTGTAAAGGCTGGGGCATTATTTTCTGATGACAGCAATAATTTGAACAATCTCAGTAAAGGTAAAAGAATTCCTGGAAAAGTCACCCAAGAAGCTGCTTGCTCACTCCCAAAGGCTGATCAAGAGGAAAATTGTGTACAGAAAACCTGCGAAGACTCTAAAAGATCCTGTGAAAGTGCAGTTGATGAACGCAGGAATAGTGATCATGTTGATGAACCTCTCTCTTTAGAAGAAGTTCCTTCTAGTCACTGTCTTGATGAACCCAGGAATACTGAACATGTTGAAAATAAATTCACTTCCACTTCCGACCTGGATGATCAAAGTTATCTCACACATGATTGTAAAGCTGGAGATTCACCAAGTTTGTTGACTGCTTCTGCAGATTTAGGTTCATCAAGTGGCCCAATACATAACACTGGTAGTCCTGTCCTCAATTCAAGTGTTGATGTCAGTGAACCCATTTATGAAGGGGAAGAGTGTATAATGGAATCAGGAACTGCGGTCTGTCAAAATCAAGAGCCCATTTATGAGGGTGAGATGGTTCTTGCCGAACAAGGGGATAGAGGTTCTGTTGATGATGGTGACTCTAAGGAGAGAATATCTTTCACACAAGGTTAAGTCTCTGATGGAATAACAGTTATTTTCTTATTGATTAATTCTCTTATTTGTATTCATTAAGGATAAAGTTAGCCTCTTCCTTGCTtctttgtttatttgttttcatGTGCAGTGCATTCTTGCTAATGAGGTTTATTTACCTTTATTGATTCTTATTAGGAGAACTAATCAGGAACTTTATGAAGAACAGTGCTAGTCAATTGACTATTTATGGGTAAGTTTTACGAAATTCTGCTGTGTTGTTGTTTATTAGCTTTTTTAGCTTTAGCAGGATTTGAGTGTTGGTTGTATTTGCAGCCTATTTAGCTTACTAGATAAAGTGAAGGAACGTGAGCTTTGTgtatttttcagaaataatcATTTCAACACTATGTTTAAGGTTAGTATATAATGTATGCCTACAGTATATGTTTTTCTATTGGCAATCATACTGGCATCTCTTAGGAGTTAGGAGTAGTTTACTTGTCTACTTACTGATATTTCTCACTTGTGACAAAATGTGGTTGGATTGTCTTTTTAGCCAATTTCAATTAGACGAGAATTCACCAAACACATGAACTTTTTAAATTAAGATCACTAACTTGATTACTGATGACCGGCCTTGTTGTGCTCGGCCTATTTCTGCAAATCAGAAGCTCTTACCCAGACAATTCTTCTATATAGTAGGAAGACAAGATAACAAGGGATCCCAGTTTCATCCATTGACCCCAGTGACGGCATTATCTAGTATATGTATTTGCATATACATGACCTCTGATGCTTTTAGTAAATACTATGAAAATTCTATGATGCTCTTTTTAGAATAAGACATCAGAAGATGActactcccccccccccctgAGGTTTAGAATATGCCATTATGTTTGTCCTGTTTACTTTCTTTTCTCCCTTTTCTCCTTTTGGTTTACAATAATAACAAGTAGTCTTGCTATTTTGGTGTTGGCTCTAAAGCTAATATGTGGTTGTTTGCAGTATGAAGGTGAGTTGTATATTTTGGCAACGGACCAAGGTTACATAAATCAGCCAGATTTAGTATGGGAAAAACTAAATGAGGTAATATGCTAGTCTGGTGTTTGTTATATTTAAATTGTTTTACAGTTGATGTCTCATTTCAGTGGATAGTATAAAAGCATGAAAATGATTATTGTGCTTCAGCCAATCAAAGATTCCTAAGTAAGAAGATAATCTGTTGGTGGTGTGAAATTGTGTGATTAGGAAGCACTCTTGATTTAAATATTTCATGCCGTTTAGAAAATTAGGTAAACATTTTACTGTTCTTTCATGAGTTCTCCAGAATATATTGAAATTTGTTACAACGACATGTTTTAGATATAACTGTCTCAACTTAACTATACAGAATATAGATTACAACTGTTTCAGCTGTATGAAAGATTGTTGAAAGATCAGGGTtgtaattttttcaaatttctaAAGTCAAGTTGTAAGTTGATCAATAAcccttttattaatttaattttttcaatcaTATTAATGTTCAGAGTTTCATGACTACCCAGCAGTGTGTTAATTCTCTCCAAAATAGGAACCGGAATTTATATTCTGATAGTCACGATAGATTACAGGATGTCATGATAACGTGAATATgggtttcttttttctttttttccctctCTGTCTCTCTGTCTAATTTAATGTagtctaaaaaaatataaatacactCTGGTAATTGAGTGGGCTTCATTCTTGTATAGAAAACATCATTTAGTTTGTAGGTCAACTTTAGAATAATGGTGTGAATTTTTGTGTTTTATATCTTGTAAATTCTTTCCTTGGACTAGGTGAACGGCGATACTGTGTTCGTGATGGGAAACTTTAAGGATTTCAAGATGGATGATCATTCCAACGTCACCTGGGATGAGCAGAATGCCATGGCCAATACGGCTGTATGTAGTTCTCCATTTCCGGATTTTTGGGTTTTGAAATGCATGACTACTAAACTAAGCCTCAACTTTGCTTTTGCAGGACTATATAGCTAGCATTGATAGCGTAGCTCAATCAGATTCCAATATCAAGTAATTTTCTAACCTCATTGGTAGCTGAATCCTTATCTTGTTCACTTCACTTATAGGAGTACATGAAATGATTCTGACTGTTATACATAACTAGAAATATAATTGTTGATAGAGTTAAGGTTTGTTTGAGGAAGAGGCCCTACAGCAGGGCTATCccaaaatacaaaaattatagTGTggtttcgtggacggacgaaagtAATAGTAAAACTAACAAACCCAACCCCTGAAAAAGTTCAACCAGCATCTTTAACTCATCATCTTTAATTCCTCGTATATCAGCTCCAATTGATAGAGTTAAGGTGGTTTATGTGAAGAATGATAAAATTGAAATAGACTCTCCTCAAATCAGGCCCTACAGAAGCATCGTCCCAAAATACTAATAATCCGTGATACTGAAAATCTAGCAATGAAACCCTATTTATCTAACTACTCACGGAGCCAAGCCCATGCAAACTATTAAAAAGACTCCaactaataacaataatataataacGTAATTAATAAACCATAATCTAGTTGATTAACATATGTGCACACGCTATCACATTTATTTCCGATCATTTGTGGGTGTTCATTCTTGGAAAAAGATTCCACAGATTAACAGTCGGTATATAATTTAGTTATCGTTTGAAACTAGTCTTCAACTTGATGGAAGTTTGTGATGTTCTTTTGTAAAGATTCCACAGATTAACAGTCAGTATATAATTTAGTTGTCGTTTGAAACTAGTCTTCAACTTGATGGAAGTTTGTGATGTTCTTTTGTAGGTATCTTTGGCTTATATGCATCATCTCATTATGCTATTACTGATATTGAGCAACCTGCAGTTGTTTGGAACAAActttatgctttttttttttttttttttttttttttttttttgcagttcTGATTTGCAATTGGCTATAGCTCTTCAACAACAGGAATTTGAGCAACAGCAACCTCAGAGATCAGTACAACCAACTGTTGCCAGTGGTTCAGGGATGATCACTAGTCCGCAGGTAGTTGTTTTGAAGCAATTCATGTGCTgtacattattttaatattttcttgtaTTGTTCCTTGAGTAGTTGTATATCTGAATGTTAATTCTTTGAAGTTTTGTTGAAATAATAGCTATAAGTGGTTCACAGTTTGTTAAATGGCTGTTGCTGTGCGATAATATTGCCCAAGTCCATAGTAACCACAGTTTTAAGTTTGAAGTTCCCGTAGGAAATAGTTCCTTTTGTTAGATTTGAATCTTTGATATTAGACAATTATGCGTGAAAAACGAGAATCTTTAATACTTTATTTAGGTTGCTATAAACTTTCTTAATCGAAGCGGTCATGATGACTATTGACTGCCGTAATAATCTGTTTGCCCAAGCTCTGACTGATGTTCCATGGCCAACTTAAGGTTCTCCCAGGTTGATAGCCTTGCAATTGCAGCTTTGATTTGTATGGAAACTTTGCTAAACTCATGACCCTATTGAAAAGATGATACCTATCCAACTTGCGATGTACTTTATTTCATGTTAGCATGTTGTCTAGGTTGAGGCTTCCCAAAGTATTCACAATTTTCGTCCAATCAATATGGAGCATTGTTTTCACTTCGAATAGTTGATAGAGGGGGAGATACTATATGCTTCTCGATTCATGACTTGAGAATTTGTTTAGTGTCTCTCTAATATTAACATTTAGTGAAGAACTGAGAAGTTTGCCCCGACTTTTCATCTATCGTTTTTGTTGTGTCTATACTTAATACTTAATAGCCATTTTTCTAATCAAAGTTTAGGTGATCCGTAAGGAGCCCATGATATATGacttattttcactttataatgtCTTTACAAGCCAAACATGGGGGGCCCTTGTATTGTTTTATGAATATGATTTGATTGCCCTAGCTTAGCTTTTCTGACTAGACAAAATTCCTGAAACCCAAAAACATCCAAATAAAACTGGCATGGCTCTGTATACAATCTTAATAGTGCCTAAGAGCCTCTTGGATCTATAACTTTAAGTGAATTACTTGTTTTAAGTGCTCACGTAGATAACTGCATCTTTGGAATGTCTATTGTTGTGCTCCATTCCGGTCTTCCTTTGATGTCGTATGTTTGTCACGTTTTAGGACAACATAGGAAACTCATTTCTCGTTGAACTGTAATAAATAAACAAGGACCAAGACAAAAAATGTACTTGCTTAAGTTCAACTCTGCCCAGAATTGGGGAGTTTATCCTGTTCACCAATCAAACCCCTGATAGAAATTGGAGTTATACTTAGACACCGCATCCAGAGACTTACAGATGACTGAAGGTGCAATTACATAGAAACACCTGGTAATTTAGTCATATTTCCATGAGAAGTCCTCGTATTCGAGAAATAACATTCATCCTTTCCCAGTGGAGTGGAGTTTCAATTACATTACACGTTTCCATCAAATGCAACATTTTTCGTGACCCAAATTGGATGGTGTTATCAAAAGAATTATCTTCCAAAAAATATACTTAATGATAGTTGATCTTCGGTTTTTTATCATCCATGCACAGATGCACTTTCTCGTTCTCTACTAACATTTCGTTCAATTTCTtgtttagtactccctccgtcccaattctATAGGTGACATTTCTTTATTTGGATGTCCCATTTCAATAGGCCACTTCCtaaaatagtaaataaatatgtaacaaACACCcccacataactcattatttatacCAAATGTCATTGATTTATTGTAATCTATTCATTTCACATTCATACCCAGGCCTTGTGGCCTATTCAATTGGGACGGAGAGTGATATTTATTTGGACATGCAGGTAACTAGCATGCATGTAGATTGTATCATTAGTCTAACTTTATGGGGGATTCAAGAGAAGAGTTTGTTGGTGTTCCTCTAGGCTGGTGGAGTATTAAATTCTTGTACTTTTATCACTTTTTCATGGAGAAACATGTGTTTTTTGGGATTTAAGAAAACAATCTAGAAGCCTCGTTCAACTCTGAAACCTGGGAGTTGTGTAGGTGAAGAGGAAAGGTGGTGAAACTTGTAATGTTAAATTCTGTGATATTACTGGATTGCAGAACAGGATCTGTTCAATATCTAGTGAGTTGGGGCCAAGTAAGGTTGTCATTTTTAAGTGATAGTAATGATTCAAGAATATGAGGTCATAACTTTTGAGCCTGCTTTCTCTATACTATTTGAGCTAAGTCGGAACTATAATATGCAGCTATCTGGTTCTTTTATGTGTTCCGTCTTTTGTAGCATTTCGATCTTACTTTTGGAAAACCTAAGTATTATTCTAACCTCAACGTCAATTGCAGGTTTTACACAACAGTGGGAAACCCACGCCTTCCTCGTCTAAGCAGGAGTCCAAATTGAAAGAGAAGTGCGCCATCATGTGAGAGTACTTGATGCTGGTTTCGTGCAAGTTATGTGAATGCTACAACCATCTCTTGGCGTGTGCAACTTATACGGTTCGTAGCACCTTGTTTGTAAAAGCTAATTACAAATCCCATTTTTGTAAATCTCTGCTGCAAATTTGATCTCATGAATTTGCAGCCGTGATTTTCTCACTTTAGTCATAAAGATCCATATGCTTATGGATTCTCCAGGATTTAGACTTCCAGTAGCGGTAGGTGCTTTAAATGTCAAACTCTGTATAATTCAGACATACATACAATCATAGCTTCGTTCAGGAAGAACTGATGAAAATTTTGGTGGCCTTTTCTCTTCCTATTCATCATCTCCGTTTTTTCGTATTAGAACGATCGATCTGTGTGTAGTGGTTGAATTATTCTAAGAACAATACAATTAAAATCTTGGGTTGGGTTATTCTTAAATTATGGCTCGAATTTTGACCCATTGGTGACATTTTAGCTCgaatttacaaatatttcatGTACTTATTCTTTCATTCCATGCAAAATCAACTTTTGGCGATACACGTCAGTTTCATTCGGTCAAATTTTTAGACTCGAACTATTAAGTGAATAACAGAAATAAGTAGGAgctatatttatatttgtaaattcgGGCTAAAACGTCACCGTGAGGTTAAAGTTCGCACTATAATTTAAGGTTAATCTTGAAATCTTGTGTCGTGTTTCATCATCTATTCTAATGCTATTACTATTCGTTACACAAATAATATCACATTTGTACAAGTGGTATATATTCAATGATACTTGGTATGAATTACCTAAAAATGATGTTAGAAACTAGGCTCGTCAGGCTTAAAGAGCTTCGGAATTTGGGAGGCGGACTCCGCAGCTGCCCGAGCAAGCCTAACCCTTTGGCTTATCCCTTTCTTTGTTTTTGCAGCAAATCTTTTAGCTAAGAGAGCAGTGGTTACTGACTTGCTCTCTGTGGAAGCACGGTCAGAGGCAGCGTCGTCCTCGTCGTCCTCCTCGTCCACATACAGCATGCTCTCGTGCCTCGTTAGCTCGTCAGCAAGCTTCCTTCTCCTACGGCGTCTCCAAGCGGCCTGCACGATGCAGGCTCCCCAAGTCCTCCACTGGTGCGAGTGGTAGCGGAAGGAGTGCTGCAGCTTCTTGCTGTGCAGCCTCTTGAACTGGTTGGCGAAGAACTTGAGGTCGTCTGCACGGAGGGCGAAGGCCTCGACTTCGGTGATGCACCTGACGGTTCGCGTGGAGGCCGGGAGGTTGAGGTGGGAGGAGCTCATGAGAGCCCATGTGAGCAGTTCCTCTCCGCAGAAGTCACCCAGCTTGAGTGTGATGGAGTTGAAGAAGCCCGACCGGCCTCCGCCCGTGGTGGAGCTCTCGAGCTGCCCCCGGATGATGAAGAGCATCTCGTTAACCGGATCGCCTTCGCGGACGATGTACGTGCCTTTGGTGTTTAGGGATGAAACCAAGCGCTGGCATATTGCATCCAGTAGCTGGTGGTCCATTTTCGAGAAGAAAGGGACCTATCAATCGGATCATATTTCATCAACACTCACCTTGTATGTTTTGACTTCAAAAGTCCTCAACTCAAAAAGAAATTGACTTATGTCCAACGTTACATAATTCGACGATGGAATGATAAGTCATCTTGCCAAATTCTTAAATTGATTGTTAGGATTtagaattttttcttcaaattaatattgaataatGCATATTCTAACTAGGCATTTATTATTACGTCGTCGAAGTGAAAATGTAAGTTGAGGCATTTTTGGATAACGTTGAAAGTTGAGGATACAAATTATAATGAGCCCTATAATAAATTATGTTTCCAagaaattaaacataaaaagtTGGCAACATTCAGTGTATTTTAATATTCTTTGGATTCTTATATAAACGATGTGACACAAGACTCTCGTGAATTAGAAATAGTTGACTTACTCGACGAACAAGATCGAGACAAAGATGTTTCTGAACCTCGCGACGTAGGTCGAGGGGTAGATCCTGGAGAATCTCTTCTTCTTTGACACCTCTTGTAGAGAGCCAGTTGTATTGAACGAATCGCCTAACGCGTTCTTGCAGGTTTGGAGGTAGCTGCCGATGTCTCATCCATTCCTCTGTGTCTCTTCGTTTCACTCTCCACTCTTCCAGTCTTGCTGTTGAGGATTGTAGATATGTCTATGAAATCCACACCAACAAATCTATATGTGAATCCAATTcccaactatatatataactcTCTTCAACATAATAGTGTCACgtctaaatgaaaaaaaaataaaaaaatacacaaaagaTATCATTGTGATCACACAATTAATGTGTATGTGCAAGATATTATTCTAGTAAAAATATGTCGCTCCCTTCTAATactatttttatgaaaaaaaaatatacaaattaattttttttctaaaatatttCATTCATACCAACATGTTACTAAAATACTCTTCAATGCCCGAATAACAAAAATGGTTAATTGCGTGTAAAATATTGATCAGTTTTCATCatattctgattttgcatataattttaaatgGCAATGTGATAATTACCAAAGTTTCatcaaattctgattttgcatataaactttaaaaattagtGTGAAAACTTTTAAGGGTGGGTAGCATGGTAATTATCAAACTATTGATTTAATCTAATTTTGCTATAGAGATTTCGACTAAATTTACTACTGACATGGCTAGCTGAATAATCTAATTTAGTACATGATTTTGAACAGTGGTTGAATTGTGACATCACATATGTCGTTTTATTCCCTTGCCAATTATGTTACGTCAATTATTCAGCTAGCCATGTCAGCATTAAATTTGATCGAAATCTCGACTGGTAACAAAACCAGATTACATTAATAGTTCGATAATTATCATGCTACGTcttaaagtttgtatgcaaaattaGAATGTGctgaaagttcaataattatCATGCTatcttttaaagtttgtatgcaaaattagaatttgataaAAATTCAGTAATTATCACGCTATTTTTAAATTCGTATAATGGTTCAAAACACGAAAACATGAACTGATTTTGTTCATAGGTACGtgtaatatatttatttgttaCACAATTACACAAACAGATTTTGTTCGTGCAATGATTGCGATGCaacaatttagtttttttaaaGCATTCATCACCAGTAAATTTGTACATTTACACACAaagtaattatatttatatatgtagaattgatttttttgataaattaaataaataaatttaaaaatcacaCGACGATGAACTCAAACTTAGAACCTCGATTTAGTTAGGAACGGTAAAGACGCAGAGAAATAGAATTGAGAATACCTGGACGTTGCCTATGAGGAGCGAGAAGAAGAGTAGGCCCATGATGCATACAAGAATGCCAAATATTGTCTCCGATGGATAAGCACTCGTCTCCAAACTTTGCCCATATGAGCTACAATAACAGTGAGTTAGGCTTAAATTGTAGTTACAAAGATCGTCTATGCTCGATTATCTGAATGTGTTTCGAAAAATTAATATACCATCAAAAAAatgaacataaaaaaatatctccTCCATCCATGATGCATGTAACACTTTGTGGATGACACAAACATGAATTTCGCCCTTTTTTTTGGGATAATAGCCGCTAAATTCTATAACTATTTTCGTTTTCGCGTTTTGCATCATTTTCAGAAATTCTGCCTCAGTATATCACAACTAATTAAGGAGTCGCGATTTGCATCATGTGAAGTTTTCCGGCAAAATTGAAGATGACTTGGCAGCCGGACTAATCTACTTGGCATAAAATTCCGAtaggcaaaacg
It contains:
- the LOC130994637 gene encoding uncharacterized protein LOC130994637; translated protein: MDSSSTLPPSTSGAPPQREPETTLDEILYKTKAIEFFGRTAPIILQNNNGPCPLLSICNVLSLKNSLSLSLDMPEVSQDKLLSLVADRLIDSNSKVDNKDAGYVKNQQQNIADAIDLLPRLTTGIDVNIKFRRIDDFEFTPECAIFDLLDIPLYHGWIVDPQDIETADAIGSKSYNTLMGELVSLETQAMECEQNKNLEEDSVDFVAATTAVLGVPSPSLSRSQSFTDSPQSVKKGDMEEEEEVLRVLKLSEAEILSSAAAGVVLNTDSAHRENSEVLICSEPVENHVSSEAVKAGALFSDDSNNLNNLSKGKRIPGKVTQEAACSLPKADQEENCVQKTCEDSKRSCESAVDERRNSDHVDEPLSLEEVPSSHCLDEPRNTEHVENKFTSTSDLDDQSYLTHDCKAGDSPSLLTASADLGSSSGPIHNTGSPVLNSSVDVSEPIYEGEECIMESGTAVCQNQEPIYEGEMVLAEQGDRGSVDDGDSKERISFTQGELIRNFMKNSASQLTIYGLFSLLDKVKERELCVFFRNNHFNTMFKYEGELYILATDQGYINQPDLVWEKLNEVNGDTVFVMGNFKDFKMDDHSNVTWDEQNAMANTADYIASIDSVAQSDSNINSDLQLAIALQQQEFEQQQPQRSVQPTVASGSGMITSPQVLHNSGKPTPSSSKQESKLKEKCAIM
- the LOC130994639 gene encoding cyclic nucleotide-gated ion channel 18-like gives rise to the protein MNIPKPTSLIHERQQLWWRQILDPSGETVNKWNRIFFVICLIALFVDPLFFYLLRFMPGRNCLAVEYHLAGILVITRCIVDLFSTLHILIKFRTAYVAPNSTVFGRGDLVTDPDRIAVRYIKGNFVVDLAAALPLPQCVVWGIMPMPMSQSRTSNRVNHAISFLIILQYIPRLIIIFPLNWRIIKNTGAVAKTAWTGAAYNLILYLLASHVLGAVWYLMCVSRIFRCWSVQCRHEQQLTSCSNPFLDCLTKGPKRDAWYNTTSVFTICDIKANQFNYGMFAIALHDNLTTANFFERYFYCLWIGLKSLSSYGQSLETSAYPSETIFGILVCIMGLLFFSLLIGNVQTYLQSSTARLEEWRVKRRDTEEWMRHRQLPPNLQERVRRFVQYNWLSTRGVKEEEILQDLPLDLRREVQKHLCLDLVRRVPFFSKMDHQLLDAICQRLVSSLNTKGTYIVREGDPVNEMLFIIRGQLESSTTGGGRSGFFNSITLKLGDFCGEELLTWALMSSSHLNLPASTRTVRCITEVEAFALRADDLKFFANQFKRLHSKKLQHSFRYHSHQWRTWGACIVQAAWRRRRRRKLADELTRHESMLYVDEEDDEDDAASDRASTESKSVTTALLAKRFAAKTKKGISQRVRLARAAAESASQIPKLFKPDEPSF